A DNA window from Castanea sativa cultivar Marrone di Chiusa Pesio chromosome 7, ASM4071231v1 contains the following coding sequences:
- the LOC142641972 gene encoding uncharacterized protein LOC142641972 isoform X2, with protein MAEMSSNAFPQPKPEPEPEPEPQVSARLQPQPRPSTSAATSSSSRLPEQLMYKNRLQEYAQRSAVQLPMYKTVNEGSQHAPKFRSTVVVDGQIYTSPNTFLQRKIAEQDVSKLALEHISKKIKDERCPLTPLICENTVFCKSILNEFAVKMNLQKPIYNTVQTEGLPPVFISSMVFNGVCYNGEPGRNKKEAEQFTARAVILSHLGKSGSGIILSEIIKSKGKLYAGLHKVKDISHANISAVPQGPSIQAMEVAIPGSSSRTQVRTELKVPPPEPSTQLISAQPSSQAANLQSGFVPADLPEPSVVGPTSSKKRQNNQKEEADKKLRSDTQRVLDIIEAGRLSLAALPMTQAPPSSLA; from the exons ATGGCGGAAATGAGCTCAAATGCTTTTCCTCAGCCtaagcctgagcctgagcctgagcctgagcctcaGGTTTCAGCTCGACTTCAGCCTCAGCCGCGTCCCTCTACTTCTGCAGCGACATCCTCTTCTTCAC GTCTTCCAGAACAGTTGATGTACAAGAACCGTCTACAGGAATACGCGCAAAGGTCGGCCGTTCAGCTGCCAATGTATAAAACTGTAAATGAAGGATCACAGCATGCACCTAAGTTTAGGTCAACGGTGGTAGTGGATGGACAGATTTATACCTCTCCAAACACTTTTTTACAGAGAAAAATAGCTGAACAAGACGTTTCCAAACTTGCACTGGAGCACATATCAAAGAAGATAAAGGATGAAAGATGTCCACTAACTCCACTCATTTGTGAG AATACGGTATTTTGCAAGTCTATCCTTAACGAGTTTGCTGTCAAGATGAATCTGCAAAAGCCTATCTACAATACTGTTCAAACAGAAGGGTTGCCTCCAGTTTTCATATCTTCTATGGTTTTCAATGGTGTATGTTATAATGGTGAACCTGGTAGAAACAAGAAAGAAGCTGAACAATTCACAGCACGTGCTGTCATTCTCTCCCATTTGG GTAAGTCTGGATCAGGAATAATTCTTTCTGAGATTATTAAATCTAAAGGCAAACTCTATGCTGGATTGCATAAAGTCAAGGATATAAGCCATGCCAATATCAGTGCTGTACCCCAGGGTCCTAGCATACAAGCCATGGAAGTTGCAATTCCAGGGTCTTCCTCAAGGACACAAGTTCGCACTGAACTCAAAGTACCACCACCTGAACCATCAACTCAATTGATCAGTGCACAACCCTCATCTCAAGCAGCCAATTTACAAAGTGGATTTGTGCCTGCTGATTTACCAGAGCCTTCAGTTGTGGGTCCAACTTCCTCAAAGAAGCGCCAAAATAATCAGAAAGAAGAAGCTGATAAGAAATTGCGGTCTGACACTCA GCGTGTGCTGGATATCATCGAAGCTGGCAG ATTGTCGCTTGCTGCCTTGCCTATGACTCAAGCCCCACCCAGTTCATTAGCCTGA
- the LOC142641972 gene encoding uncharacterized protein LOC142641972 isoform X1, protein MAEMSSNAFPQPKPEPEPEPEPQVSARLQPQPRPSTSAATSSSSHGICLGLPEQLMYKNRLQEYAQRSAVQLPMYKTVNEGSQHAPKFRSTVVVDGQIYTSPNTFLQRKIAEQDVSKLALEHISKKIKDERCPLTPLICENTVFCKSILNEFAVKMNLQKPIYNTVQTEGLPPVFISSMVFNGVCYNGEPGRNKKEAEQFTARAVILSHLGKSGSGIILSEIIKSKGKLYAGLHKVKDISHANISAVPQGPSIQAMEVAIPGSSSRTQVRTELKVPPPEPSTQLISAQPSSQAANLQSGFVPADLPEPSVVGPTSSKKRQNNQKEEADKKLRSDTQRVLDIIEAGRLSLAALPMTQAPPSSLA, encoded by the exons ATGGCGGAAATGAGCTCAAATGCTTTTCCTCAGCCtaagcctgagcctgagcctgagcctgagcctcaGGTTTCAGCTCGACTTCAGCCTCAGCCGCGTCCCTCTACTTCTGCAGCGACATCCTCTTCTTCAC ATGGAATTTGTTTAGGTCTTCCAGAACAGTTGATGTACAAGAACCGTCTACAGGAATACGCGCAAAGGTCGGCCGTTCAGCTGCCAATGTATAAAACTGTAAATGAAGGATCACAGCATGCACCTAAGTTTAGGTCAACGGTGGTAGTGGATGGACAGATTTATACCTCTCCAAACACTTTTTTACAGAGAAAAATAGCTGAACAAGACGTTTCCAAACTTGCACTGGAGCACATATCAAAGAAGATAAAGGATGAAAGATGTCCACTAACTCCACTCATTTGTGAG AATACGGTATTTTGCAAGTCTATCCTTAACGAGTTTGCTGTCAAGATGAATCTGCAAAAGCCTATCTACAATACTGTTCAAACAGAAGGGTTGCCTCCAGTTTTCATATCTTCTATGGTTTTCAATGGTGTATGTTATAATGGTGAACCTGGTAGAAACAAGAAAGAAGCTGAACAATTCACAGCACGTGCTGTCATTCTCTCCCATTTGG GTAAGTCTGGATCAGGAATAATTCTTTCTGAGATTATTAAATCTAAAGGCAAACTCTATGCTGGATTGCATAAAGTCAAGGATATAAGCCATGCCAATATCAGTGCTGTACCCCAGGGTCCTAGCATACAAGCCATGGAAGTTGCAATTCCAGGGTCTTCCTCAAGGACACAAGTTCGCACTGAACTCAAAGTACCACCACCTGAACCATCAACTCAATTGATCAGTGCACAACCCTCATCTCAAGCAGCCAATTTACAAAGTGGATTTGTGCCTGCTGATTTACCAGAGCCTTCAGTTGTGGGTCCAACTTCCTCAAAGAAGCGCCAAAATAATCAGAAAGAAGAAGCTGATAAGAAATTGCGGTCTGACACTCA GCGTGTGCTGGATATCATCGAAGCTGGCAG ATTGTCGCTTGCTGCCTTGCCTATGACTCAAGCCCCACCCAGTTCATTAGCCTGA
- the LOC142643556 gene encoding uncharacterized protein LOC142643556, with the protein MEFVVEEGKKPHHQCSTLLLPALSIGNVGQLAMDLMVSSTRAERIGFFDDPFLLPCVGNDAYGPQPQGQLALPLEAYDSSSNAVTLVQQRSPVVKGKMVEFAKNLADFAAATGKKHAVVLSSLDFGRCRNIDMSSGLQTYYLSSTTSDGTDDYCEQLGWKRLQEYNPTQRCWKYLSTLADGNALQDDNPFEDELEEEDYYPSLPFAALFSCFKAKGLKVTCLLCYCSEGDNIQDAFHLAEAACKLLGLSPSNFHGNEGNGWLIPYSWKTVYGPPPDMSIF; encoded by the exons ATGGAATTTGTTGTTGAAGAAGGCAAGAAACCTCATCACCAGTGCTCCACTCTCCTTCTG CCAGCTTTATCGATTGGAAATGTGGGGCAATTGGCAATGGATCTTATGGTATCGTCAACAAGAGCAGAAAGAATTGGGTTTTTCGATGacccttttcttcttccttgtgTAGGAAACGATGCCTATGGTCCTCAACCTCAAGGCCAACTAGCTCTTCCTCTTGAAG CTTATGATTCCTCCTCTAATGCAGTGACTCTTGTCCAACAGAGGTCCCCGGTTGTTAAG GGGAAGATGGTTGAATTTGCTAAAAACTTGGCTGATTTTGCTGCTGCTACTGGAAAGAAACATGCCGTTGTGCTCTCTAGCTTAGATTTTGGGAGGTGTCGAAATATTGATATGTCAAG TGGTTTGCAGACATACTACTTGTCTAGCACCACTTCTGATGGAACAGATGATTACTGCGAGCAACTTGGGTGGAAAAGACTGCAGGAATACAACCCTACTCAGAGATGTTGGAAATATCTCAGCACTTTAGCCGATGGAAATGCCTTGCAGGATGACAACCCTTTTGAGGATGaactagaagaagaagattactACCCAAGCTTGCCTTTTGCTGcacttttttcttgttttaag GCCAAAGGTTTAAAAGTCACCTGCTTATTATGCTACTGCTCAGAAGGGGACAACATACAGGATGCTTTCCATTTGGCTGAGGCAGCATGCAAACTTCTGGGTCTTAGTCCGAGTAATTTCCACG GCAATGAGGGTAATGGATGGCTCATTCCATATTCGTGGAAGACCGTGTATGGACCACCCCCAGATATGTCTATCTTCTAG